Proteins encoded by one window of Ursus arctos isolate Adak ecotype North America unplaced genomic scaffold, UrsArc2.0 scaffold_22, whole genome shotgun sequence:
- the CCDC89 gene encoding coiled-coil domain-containing protein 89 codes for MPQEEKPLRMDPPPSEEPLDKQNKKLEKQEEEMEFKELDGLKEALANLRGLSEEEKSEKAMLCSRIQEQSQLICILKRRSDEALERCQILELLNTELEEKRLLEAEKLKAKSKHAQKLEERFMTLAANHELMIRFKDEHKSQNVKLREENEKLRLENSNLFSQALKDQEAKVLQLTARSEALSKELETLKQRCAQEACQAQAREKELLELQSQQACAHTQETEQLRSQLQSLKQQHRQAMEQMAKAERAHGSLNQELQARLQTVTREKDELLQLSMERGRVLQSKQAEIRQLEEKLETADVARRHALERFEQEAVAVDSNLRVRELQRRVNGIQKAYDELRLQSEAFKKHSLDLLSKERELNAKLRHLFP; via the coding sequence ATGCCTCAGGAAGAGAAGCCTCTCAGGATGGACCCTCCACCCTCTGAAGAGCCCTTagataagcaaaacaaaaaactagaaaagcAGGAAGAGGAGATGGAGTTTAAGGAACTGGATGGTCTGAAGGAGGCCTTGGCAAACCTCCGGGGACTGTCGGAGGAGGAGAAGAGCGAGAAGGCGATGCTTTGCTCCCGCATCCAAGAGCAGTCCCAGCTCATCTGCATCCTGAAGCGGAGGTCAGACGAGGCCCTGGAGCGCTGCCAGATCCTGGAGCTGCTCAACACAGAGCTGGAGGAGAAGAGGCTGCTGGAGGCAGAGAAGCTGAAGGCCAAGAGCAAGCATGCCCAGAAGCTGGAGGAACGCTTTATGACCCTGGCAGCCAACCACGAGTTGATGATCCGCTTCAAGGACGAGCACAAGAGCCAGAACGTGAAGCTCAGGGAGGAGAATGAGAAGCTGAGGCTGGAGAACAGCAACCTCTTCAGCCAGGCTCTGAAGGACCAGGAGGCCAAAGTGTTGCAGCTCACCGCCCGCAGCGAGGCCCTGTCCAAGGAGCTGGAGACTCTGAAACAGAGGTGTGCTCAGGAGGCCTGCCAGGCTCAGGCCAGAGAGAAGGAGCTGCTGGAGCTGCAGAGCCAGCAGGCCTGCGCCCACACCCAGGAGACGGAGCAGCTGCGCAGCCAGCTGCAGAGCCTTAAGCAGCAGCACCGGCAGGCCATGGAGCAGATGGCCAAGGCCGAGCGGGCGCATGGCAGCCTGAACCAAGAGCTGCAGGCCAGGCTGCAGACAGTCACTCGTGAGAAAGACGAGCTGTTGCAGCTGTCCATGGAGAGGGGCAGGGTGCTTCAGAGCAAGCAAGCGGAGATTCGCCAGCTTGAGGAGAAGCTGGAGACAGCAGATGTGGCCAGGAGGCACGCACTGGAGAGGTTTGAACAAGAGGCCGTGGCCGTGGACAGTAACTTGAGAGTGCGGGAACTTCAGCGCAGGGTGAATGGGATCCAGAAGGCCTATGATGAACTCAGGCTGCAGTCTGAAGCCTTCAAAAAGCACAGCCTGGATCTTTTAAGCAAGGAGAGAGAACTCAACGCCAAACTCCGCCATCTCTTCCCATAG
- the CREBZF gene encoding CREB/ATF bZIP transcription factor isoform X1, with protein sequence MRHSLTKLLAASGSDSPTRSESPAPAATCLLPPDLTRAAAAAAAAAAAAAAAAAAAEEEETAAAGSPGRKQPRGDEGESEAGRGGRGGVAVRAPSPEEMEEEAIASVPGEETEDMDFLSGLELADLLDPRQPDWHLEPGLSSPGPLSSSGGGSDSGGLWRGDDDDEAAAAEMQRFSDLLQRLLNGIGGCSSGTDSGGGEKRRRKSPGGGGCSSGNDNNQAATKSPRKAAAAAARLNRLKKKEYVMGLESRVRGLAAENQELRAENRELGKRVQALQEESRYLRAVLANETGLARLLSRLSGVGLRLTTSLFRDSPAGDHDYALPVGKQQQDLLEEDDSAGGVCLHVDKDKVSVEFCSACARKASSSLKIFFFR encoded by the exons ATGAGGCATAGCCTGACCAAACTGCTGGCGGCCTCGGGCAGCGACTCCCCAACCCGCAGCGAGAGCCCGGCTCCGGCCGCGACCTGCTTGCTGCCCCCGGACCTGacccgggcggcggcggcggcggcggcggcggcggcagcggcagcagcagcagcagcagcagcagaggaggaagagacgGCGGCGGCCGGATCTCCCGGCCGCAAACAGCCGCGCGGCGACGAGGGCGAGTCGGAGGCCGGGAGGGGGGGCCGCGGCGGCGTGGCCGTGCGCGCGCCCTCGCCGGAGGAAATGGAGGAGGAGGCGATCGCCAGTGTCCCCGGGGAGGAGACGGAGGACATGGACTTTCTGTCCGGGCTGGAACTGGCAGATCTGCTGGACCCCCGGCAACCAGACTGGCACCTGGAGCCCGGGCTCAGCTCGCCTGGGCCTCTCTCATCGTCCGGCGGAGGCTCCGATAGCGGCGGCCTGTGGAGAGGGGACGACGACGACGAGGCCGCGGCTGCCGAGATGCAGCGCTTTTCTGACCTCCTGCAGAGGCTATTAAATGGCATCGGAGGCTGCAGCAGCGGCACTGACAGTGGCGGCGGCGAAAAGAGGCGGAGAAAGTCCCCAGGAGGCGGCGGCTGCAGCAGCGGCAACGACAACAACCAGGCGGCGACAAAGAGTCCCCGGaaggcggcggcggctgctgcgCGTCTTAATCGGCTGAAGAAGAAGGAGTACGTGATGGGGCTGGAAAGTCGAGTCCGGGGTCTGGCAGCCGAGAACCAGGAGCTGCGGGCCGAGAATCGGGAGCTGGGCAAGCGCGTACAGGCACTGCAGGAGGAGAGTCGCTACCTACGGGCCGTCTTAGCCAACGAGACCGGACTGGCTCGCTTGCTGAGCCGGCTGAGCGGCGTGGGACTGCGGCTGACCACCTCGCTCTTCAGAGACTCGCCCGCCGGTGACCATGACTACGCTCTGCCCGTGGGAAAGCAGCAGCAGGACCTGCTGGAAGAGGACGACTCAGCGGGAGGAGTGTGTCTTCATGTGGACAAGGATAAGGTGTCGGTGGAGTTCTGCTCGGCTTGCGCCCGGAAGGCGTCGTCTTCTCTTAAAAT TTTCTTTTTTAGGTGA
- the CREBZF gene encoding CREB/ATF bZIP transcription factor isoform X2 produces MRHSLTKLLAASGSDSPTRSESPAPAATCLLPPDLTRAAAAAAAAAAAAAAAAAAAEEEETAAAGSPGRKQPRGDEGESEAGRGGRGGVAVRAPSPEEMEEEAIASVPGEETEDMDFLSGLELADLLDPRQPDWHLEPGLSSPGPLSSSGGGSDSGGLWRGDDDDEAAAAEMQRFSDLLQRLLNGIGGCSSGTDSGGGEKRRRKSPGGGGCSSGNDNNQAATKSPRKAAAAAARLNRLKKKEYVMGLESRVRGLAAENQELRAENRELGKRVQALQEESRYLRAVLANETGLARLLSRLSGVGLRLTTSLFRDSPAGDHDYALPVGKQQQDLLEEDDSAGGVCLHVDKDKVSVEFCSACARKASSSLKM; encoded by the coding sequence ATGAGGCATAGCCTGACCAAACTGCTGGCGGCCTCGGGCAGCGACTCCCCAACCCGCAGCGAGAGCCCGGCTCCGGCCGCGACCTGCTTGCTGCCCCCGGACCTGacccgggcggcggcggcggcggcggcggcggcggcagcggcagcagcagcagcagcagcagcagaggaggaagagacgGCGGCGGCCGGATCTCCCGGCCGCAAACAGCCGCGCGGCGACGAGGGCGAGTCGGAGGCCGGGAGGGGGGGCCGCGGCGGCGTGGCCGTGCGCGCGCCCTCGCCGGAGGAAATGGAGGAGGAGGCGATCGCCAGTGTCCCCGGGGAGGAGACGGAGGACATGGACTTTCTGTCCGGGCTGGAACTGGCAGATCTGCTGGACCCCCGGCAACCAGACTGGCACCTGGAGCCCGGGCTCAGCTCGCCTGGGCCTCTCTCATCGTCCGGCGGAGGCTCCGATAGCGGCGGCCTGTGGAGAGGGGACGACGACGACGAGGCCGCGGCTGCCGAGATGCAGCGCTTTTCTGACCTCCTGCAGAGGCTATTAAATGGCATCGGAGGCTGCAGCAGCGGCACTGACAGTGGCGGCGGCGAAAAGAGGCGGAGAAAGTCCCCAGGAGGCGGCGGCTGCAGCAGCGGCAACGACAACAACCAGGCGGCGACAAAGAGTCCCCGGaaggcggcggcggctgctgcgCGTCTTAATCGGCTGAAGAAGAAGGAGTACGTGATGGGGCTGGAAAGTCGAGTCCGGGGTCTGGCAGCCGAGAACCAGGAGCTGCGGGCCGAGAATCGGGAGCTGGGCAAGCGCGTACAGGCACTGCAGGAGGAGAGTCGCTACCTACGGGCCGTCTTAGCCAACGAGACCGGACTGGCTCGCTTGCTGAGCCGGCTGAGCGGCGTGGGACTGCGGCTGACCACCTCGCTCTTCAGAGACTCGCCCGCCGGTGACCATGACTACGCTCTGCCCGTGGGAAAGCAGCAGCAGGACCTGCTGGAAGAGGACGACTCAGCGGGAGGAGTGTGTCTTCATGTGGACAAGGATAAGGTGTCGGTGGAGTTCTGCTCGGCTTGCGCCCGGAAGGCGTCGTCTTCTCTTAAAATGTAG
- the TMEM126A gene encoding transmembrane protein 126A isoform X2: MAVIPFLTAHVSYKGFVSLPLNTGDLNCETCTITRGGLVGLVFGGLYPIILAIPMNGGLAARYESAPLPEKGNILTYWTRISKPVFRKMLFPILLQTMFAAYLGSRQYKLIIKALQLPEPGLEIQ, encoded by the exons ATGGCAGTGATCCCATTTTTGACTGCGCATGTATCTTACAAAGGTTTTGTAAGTTTACCTCTGAATACAG GTGATTTGAATTGTGAAACCTGTACCATAACACGGGGTGGATTGGTTGGTCTTGTTTTTGGTGGTCTGTACCCTATTATCTTGGCTATACCTATGAATGGTGGCCTAGCAGCCAG GTATGAGTCAGCCCCGCTACCAGAGAAAGGAAACATCTTAACTTACTGGACGAGGATTTCTAAGCCTGTCTTTAGAAAGATGTTATTTCCCATTTTGCTCCAGACTATGTTTGCAGCATACCTTGGATCTAGACAATATAAACTAATTATAAAGGCCCTTCAGTTACCTGAACCGGGCCTAGAAATTCAGTGA
- the TMEM126A gene encoding transmembrane protein 126A isoform X1 has product MENHEPDDTVKEDLIFNIITRKINQLPEAERNLFEHGSTYVGLNAGLCGLIANSLFRRILNVTQARIAAGLPMAVIPFLTAHVSYKGFVSLPLNTGDLNCETCTITRGGLVGLVFGGLYPIILAIPMNGGLAARYESAPLPEKGNILTYWTRISKPVFRKMLFPILLQTMFAAYLGSRQYKLIIKALQLPEPGLEIQ; this is encoded by the exons ATGGAAAATCATGAACCAGATGATACTGTCAAGGAAGACTTAATTTTCAATATCATAACCAGAAAAATTAACCAACTCCCAGAAGCAGAAAG GAATCTGTTTGAACATGGATCAACATATGTTGGACTTAATGCTGGTCTCTGTGGTCTAATAGCAAATAGTCTTTTTCGACGCATCTTAAATGTGACACAGGCTCGTATAGCTGCTGGCTTACCAATGGCAGTGATCCCATTTTTGACTGCGCATGTATCTTACAAAGGTTTTGTAAGTTTACCTCTGAATACAG GTGATTTGAATTGTGAAACCTGTACCATAACACGGGGTGGATTGGTTGGTCTTGTTTTTGGTGGTCTGTACCCTATTATCTTGGCTATACCTATGAATGGTGGCCTAGCAGCCAG GTATGAGTCAGCCCCGCTACCAGAGAAAGGAAACATCTTAACTTACTGGACGAGGATTTCTAAGCCTGTCTTTAGAAAGATGTTATTTCCCATTTTGCTCCAGACTATGTTTGCAGCATACCTTGGATCTAGACAATATAAACTAATTATAAAGGCCCTTCAGTTACCTGAACCGGGCCTAGAAATTCAGTGA